In Thermococcus sp. JdF3, a genomic segment contains:
- a CDS encoding ABC transporter permease has product MKKSGSESLKSINLRPFVESLIAILVGFVIGAIVLLAFGYNPWSAYYWLFQGALGSTYGIASTLKYATPIMLTALTFAIGTRTGIFNIGAESSFYFGAIAAVIFTNIWDNMWFGLAMGMLLGALWALPAAVLKVYRGVHEVISTIMLNWIGWFFVLWLIVGPYANPNDPNKTIRIPVDARLPIIGYGLSIAIVIAVIAAVLTYFLLWHTTMGFGMRASGINQKAARYAGMNPKMAVMWSFLIGGLLSGLGGAMKIMGEGPGYAISQGGANIYGFGFDGIGVALVGRNHPLGIILAAIFFGMLRAGTALMQAQAHVPLEIIKVIQGIIVITVAIPSLYDLVKKAIHRGAA; this is encoded by the coding sequence ATGAAGAAATCCGGAAGTGAGTCCCTGAAGTCAATAAACCTCCGTCCCTTCGTTGAGAGCCTCATAGCCATACTCGTGGGTTTCGTCATCGGTGCGATAGTCCTCCTGGCCTTCGGCTACAACCCGTGGTCCGCGTACTACTGGCTCTTCCAGGGCGCCCTTGGATCCACGTACGGAATAGCGTCCACCCTCAAGTACGCGACCCCGATAATGCTCACGGCGCTCACGTTCGCAATCGGCACAAGGACAGGAATCTTCAACATTGGTGCTGAGAGCTCTTTCTACTTCGGAGCCATAGCCGCGGTGATATTCACCAACATATGGGACAACATGTGGTTCGGCCTTGCCATGGGCATGCTCCTCGGCGCCCTCTGGGCCCTTCCTGCGGCGGTGCTCAAGGTCTACCGCGGAGTTCACGAGGTTATATCCACGATCATGCTCAACTGGATAGGCTGGTTCTTCGTTCTCTGGCTCATAGTCGGCCCCTACGCCAACCCCAACGACCCCAACAAGACCATCAGGATACCTGTTGATGCAAGGCTTCCCATCATCGGCTACGGACTTTCGATAGCGATAGTCATCGCGGTCATTGCCGCGGTGCTCACCTACTTCCTGCTCTGGCACACCACGATGGGCTTCGGCATGCGCGCCAGCGGAATAAACCAGAAAGCCGCACGCTACGCGGGGATGAATCCAAAGATGGCGGTCATGTGGTCTTTCCTCATCGGCGGTCTCCTCAGCGGCCTCGGCGGTGCCATGAAAATTATGGGGGAGGGACCTGGCTATGCCATCAGCCAGGGCGGTGCGAACATCTACGGCTTCGGTTTCGATGGAATAGGCGTTGCCCTTGTCGGAAGGAATCACCCTCTGGGAATAATCCTGGCGGCAATATTCTTTGGAATGCTCCGCGCTGGAACCGCCCTGATGCAGGCTCAGGCCCACGTCCCGCTGGAGATCATCAAGGTCATCCAGGGAATCATCGTCATAACCGTCGCCATCCCGAGCCTGTACGACCTGGTTAAGAAAGCAATCCACAGGGGGGCTGCCTGA
- a CDS encoding BMP family protein, producing MKRWLSLFLIGLLALSVVASGCISPGGEESTKGAIAIVYDVGGRGDLSFNDMAYLGASKAAKDFNLDLVELQSNSEDDYVKNLETLAAQKKYLVIIAVGFMMTDAVKQVADEYPDQKFAIIDGYIPDKDNVMSILFKENEGSALAGALAGLIAANDGKDKVGIVLGMEIPVLYKFEAGYRFGVKWAEDYYKQKEGKDVTIDVLYQYTGSFGDAAKGKAAARAQLAQGAWVIYQVAGGTGLGVFDAVGEVLDSQGKKMGPPFAIGVDSAQDWIKPGVIIASMMKRVDVGVYTAVKDAVEGNFKGGIVELGLKEGGVGLSTVDDVMAMFDSLPEDTQKQKLKDLGFNSRDELKQYLEDTRKQVPDWIWDAVKELQGKITTGVIRVPAPMDKDGIVEVRNAKTWQEMMELAK from the coding sequence ATGAAAAGGTGGTTGAGTCTGTTTTTAATTGGTCTTCTGGCTTTGAGCGTCGTGGCCAGTGGCTGCATATCCCCCGGTGGAGAAGAATCCACTAAAGGCGCCATTGCCATAGTCTATGATGTCGGTGGAAGGGGTGACCTGAGCTTCAACGACATGGCGTACCTCGGTGCCAGCAAGGCGGCGAAGGACTTCAACCTCGACCTCGTTGAGCTTCAGAGCAACAGCGAGGACGACTACGTTAAAAACCTCGAGACCCTCGCCGCCCAGAAGAAGTACCTCGTTATCATAGCCGTCGGCTTCATGATGACCGACGCCGTTAAGCAGGTCGCGGACGAGTACCCCGACCAGAAGTTCGCCATTATCGATGGTTACATTCCCGACAAGGACAACGTCATGAGCATCCTCTTCAAGGAGAACGAGGGTTCGGCCCTTGCCGGTGCGCTCGCTGGCCTCATAGCGGCCAACGACGGCAAGGACAAGGTTGGAATCGTTCTCGGTATGGAGATACCAGTTCTCTACAAGTTCGAGGCTGGTTACCGCTTCGGTGTTAAGTGGGCCGAGGACTACTACAAACAGAAAGAGGGTAAGGACGTTACCATAGACGTCCTCTACCAGTACACCGGAAGCTTCGGCGACGCCGCCAAGGGTAAGGCCGCAGCCAGGGCCCAGCTCGCGCAGGGTGCCTGGGTCATCTACCAGGTCGCCGGCGGAACCGGACTCGGCGTCTTTGACGCGGTTGGAGAGGTCCTTGACTCTCAGGGAAAGAAGATGGGCCCGCCGTTCGCCATCGGTGTTGACTCGGCCCAGGACTGGATTAAGCCGGGCGTCATAATCGCCAGCATGATGAAGCGCGTTGACGTCGGTGTTTACACCGCGGTCAAGGATGCCGTTGAGGGCAACTTCAAGGGAGGAATAGTTGAGCTTGGCCTTAAGGAGGGCGGTGTTGGCCTCAGCACCGTTGACGATGTTATGGCCATGTTCGACTCCCTCCCGGAGGACACCCAGAAGCAGAAGCTCAAGGACCTCGGCTTCAACAGCAGGGACGAGCTGAAGCAGTACCTGGAGGACACCAGGAAGCAGGTTCCGGACTGGATCTGGGACGCCGTCAAGGAGCTCCAGGGCAAGATAACCACCGGTGTGATCAGAGTTCCTGCCCCGATGGACAAGGACGGAATCGTGGAAGTTAGGAACGCCAAGACCTGGCAGGAAATGATGGAACTGGCCAAGTAA
- a CDS encoding metal ABC transporter solute-binding protein, Zn/Mn family, producing the protein MRARGLIITLILLTAAAGLIPFAGASSGNPLIVTSIAPIASIVQDAFGDSVEVVYLIPPGADPHEYQLTAGQIELLRKADVIATTGGHLPVEKKIAELKEEGTITGEALFLDDYRREGFRYLPEYWYNDKDNPHGVWLDPTNALAIVRAAEKALEKANPSGAELYRARYRDFESRVRAIVEAYGALVKDNGTAVIQMPPDQYAIEWLGIRATAAIKPEEEVPAVGVDDLIPDARRADLIVYARDSPDQMKDAARELAAKSGKPLAEITVFWSDRPYTEVLMENSAAILKALGGEKPETGPTQRKDVGRYVLVSLVVGLVLGTALGVALKK; encoded by the coding sequence ATGAGGGCGAGAGGATTGATTATCACACTCATCTTACTAACCGCGGCGGCCGGGCTCATCCCGTTCGCCGGAGCCTCGTCAGGAAACCCCCTCATAGTTACCAGCATAGCCCCGATTGCCTCAATAGTTCAGGACGCCTTCGGGGACTCCGTCGAGGTCGTCTACCTCATTCCTCCCGGGGCGGATCCGCACGAGTACCAGCTGACCGCGGGCCAGATAGAGCTCCTGAGGAAAGCCGACGTGATAGCAACCACCGGCGGCCACCTGCCCGTGGAGAAGAAGATAGCCGAGCTGAAGGAGGAGGGAACAATAACTGGGGAGGCGCTTTTCCTCGACGACTACAGGCGCGAGGGCTTCCGCTATCTCCCCGAGTACTGGTACAACGATAAGGACAACCCCCACGGCGTCTGGCTGGACCCGACCAACGCTCTGGCCATAGTACGGGCGGCCGAGAAGGCTCTCGAGAAGGCTAACCCCTCCGGAGCCGAACTTTACAGGGCAAGGTACCGGGACTTCGAGAGCAGGGTTAGGGCGATAGTGGAAGCCTACGGGGCACTGGTTAAGGACAACGGAACCGCCGTGATCCAGATGCCCCCCGACCAGTACGCCATCGAGTGGCTCGGGATAAGGGCAACCGCCGCCATAAAGCCCGAGGAGGAGGTTCCGGCGGTAGGTGTGGACGACCTCATCCCCGATGCCAGGCGGGCTGACCTCATAGTCTACGCCAGGGACAGCCCGGACCAGATGAAGGACGCGGCGAGGGAGCTGGCGGCAAAGAGCGGAAAGCCGCTGGCGGAGATAACGGTCTTCTGGAGCGACAGGCCCTACACAGAGGTGCTGATGGAAAACAGTGCGGCAATTCTTAAGGCGCTGGGGGGAGAAAAGCCCGAAACCGGGCCGACCCAAAGAAAGGACGTCGGACGGTACGTTCTGGTCTCCCTCGTGGTGGGACTCGTCCTTGGGACGGCCTTAGGAGTGGCTCTGAAGAAGTGA
- a CDS encoding ABC transporter ATP-binding protein: protein MERTPIIEMKGIVKVYPDGTKALKGVDLTVNKGEILGLLGENGAGKTTLMKILFGMLHPTSGKILIGGEEVRFKSPSDAIAHGIGMVHQHFTLVEVFDALHNIILGMEGHGAFSKIDVDRARERLQKLMDDLNFQVPLEIPVEDLPVGVQQRIEILKMLYRDVDVLILDEPTAVLTPIEVEELFRVLRQLRAEGKTIIFISHKLNEVMDLTDRVTVIRKGEVIGTVNTSEATPQLLAKMMVGRDVVLKIEKPPKEPGEPILRVENLKVMGDRGEIAVNGLSFDVRAGEIFGIAGVEGNGQTELIEAISGLRKVVGGRIYLQGRDITGKGPRELYDLGMAHVPEDRTHMGLILDMTVTENSVLGLHWHPKFQRFKGVINWSKAREHARSLIEQFDISAPGTEAPVKSLSGGNQQKLIVAREVSKEPIFIIAAQPTRGVDVASTEYIRNYLIKLRNEGKAVLLVSADLDEVLQLSDRMGIIYEGEFMGVVKPEEVNTEEIGMMMGGIRYEEIRK from the coding sequence ATGGAGAGAACACCAATAATCGAGATGAAGGGAATCGTCAAGGTGTATCCTGACGGCACGAAGGCCCTCAAAGGTGTTGATCTTACGGTTAATAAAGGCGAGATTTTGGGTCTCCTCGGTGAGAACGGTGCTGGAAAGACCACCCTCATGAAGATCCTCTTCGGGATGCTCCATCCTACATCAGGTAAAATTCTCATCGGGGGCGAAGAGGTTCGCTTTAAGAGCCCCTCCGATGCCATCGCCCACGGCATCGGTATGGTTCACCAGCACTTCACGCTCGTTGAAGTCTTCGACGCCCTCCACAACATAATACTTGGAATGGAGGGACATGGTGCGTTTTCTAAGATAGACGTGGACAGGGCAAGGGAAAGGCTCCAGAAGCTCATGGACGACCTAAACTTTCAGGTGCCCCTCGAAATCCCTGTTGAGGACCTCCCCGTTGGTGTTCAGCAGAGAATAGAGATCCTCAAGATGCTCTACCGCGACGTTGATGTCCTCATCCTCGATGAGCCCACGGCGGTTCTCACTCCCATAGAGGTTGAGGAGCTCTTCCGCGTTCTGAGACAGCTCAGGGCGGAGGGCAAGACCATCATCTTCATCAGCCACAAGCTCAACGAGGTCATGGACCTCACCGACCGTGTCACCGTCATCAGGAAGGGCGAGGTTATCGGAACGGTCAACACGAGCGAGGCAACCCCCCAGCTCCTTGCCAAGATGATGGTTGGCAGGGACGTTGTTCTGAAGATAGAGAAGCCGCCAAAGGAGCCCGGTGAGCCGATTCTCCGCGTCGAGAACCTCAAGGTGATGGGTGACCGTGGCGAGATTGCGGTCAACGGCCTCTCGTTCGATGTCCGCGCCGGCGAGATATTTGGAATAGCAGGTGTCGAGGGCAACGGTCAGACCGAGCTGATTGAGGCAATTTCAGGCCTCCGGAAAGTGGTGGGAGGCAGAATATACCTTCAGGGCCGGGACATCACGGGCAAGGGGCCAAGGGAGCTCTACGACCTCGGAATGGCCCACGTACCTGAGGACAGGACTCACATGGGTCTCATTCTGGACATGACGGTGACCGAAAACTCTGTCCTCGGCCTCCACTGGCACCCCAAGTTCCAGCGCTTCAAGGGTGTTATAAACTGGAGCAAGGCCAGAGAGCACGCCAGGTCGCTCATAGAGCAGTTCGACATCTCCGCCCCGGGTACTGAGGCACCCGTTAAGTCCCTCAGCGGCGGAAACCAGCAGAAGCTCATAGTCGCGAGGGAAGTTAGCAAGGAGCCCATATTCATCATCGCGGCCCAGCCGACGCGCGGTGTCGATGTCGCCTCGACGGAGTACATAAGGAACTACCTCATCAAGCTCAGAAACGAGGGCAAGGCCGTCCTTTTGGTCTCGGCCGATCTGGACGAGGTTCTTCAGCTCAGCGACAGGATGGGAATCATCTATGAAGGCGAGTTCATGGGCGTTGTGAAGCCCGAGGAAGTGAACACAGAAGAGATAGGAATGATGATGGGAGGTATCCGCTATGAAGAAATCCGGAAGTGA
- a CDS encoding phosphoribosyltransferase: MKKFPAYLASWDDIERWAKEGAWKILEDGWRPDVVVGLARGGWVAARLYCDYLGVKDLVSLKVEHWGVTATPDGKAKLRYGTSYDLSGKKVLIVDDISDTGESLTLAKNYIEGKGPAEIRVATLLTIRGSRFKPDYYGEEIDWAWIVFPWNFIEDMINLVGNLLEEKEALTTDEIIELFRELHGMEVPKGRLEEALRMAERRKVFKFREGAWRRA, encoded by the coding sequence ATGAAGAAGTTTCCGGCGTATCTCGCTTCTTGGGACGACATAGAAAGGTGGGCAAAGGAAGGAGCATGGAAGATTCTCGAAGACGGATGGAGGCCCGACGTGGTGGTCGGACTCGCCAGGGGGGGCTGGGTTGCAGCGAGGCTCTACTGCGACTACCTCGGCGTCAAGGACCTGGTCAGCCTCAAGGTAGAGCACTGGGGCGTAACGGCCACCCCGGACGGAAAGGCAAAGCTCAGGTACGGCACCAGCTACGACCTTAGCGGCAAGAAGGTCCTCATCGTCGACGACATCAGTGACACGGGCGAGAGCCTGACGCTCGCCAAGAACTACATCGAGGGCAAGGGGCCGGCTGAGATAAGGGTCGCCACGCTCCTCACCATCAGGGGCTCCCGCTTCAAGCCTGACTACTACGGCGAGGAGATCGACTGGGCGTGGATAGTCTTCCCGTGGAACTTCATTGAGGACATGATTAACCTCGTTGGCAACCTCCTTGAGGAGAAGGAAGCTCTGACCACCGATGAAATCATCGAACTGTTCAGGGAGCTCCATGGGATGGAGGTGCCGAAGGGCAGGCTCGAAGAGGCACTCCGCATGGCGGAGCGCAGGAAGGTTTTTAAGTTCCGCGAGGGAGCCTGGCGCAGAGCCTGA
- the ftsY gene encoding signal recognition particle-docking protein FtsY, with amino-acid sequence MFGKLREKLKKFTKTVEGKIEEEEKTVEKSVPQKGEEKKGFIERLLQVEIKEKDIEEALDELELELLEADVALETVEALREKIKEKLVGKKIRVGTNKAKIIEEALRDAILEILTPERRIDLLEMIRSREEKPFVIAFVGFNGSGKTTTIAKLAHWLKKNGLSVVIAASDTFRAGAIEQVEEHAKRVGVKVIKHSYGADPAAVAYDAIQHAKARGLDVVIIDTAGRNELNRNLMDEMKKIARVTKPDLVIFVGDSLSGNAVVEQAKQFNEAVKIDGVILTKLDADARGGAALSISHAIGAPILFVGVGQGYDDLKPFDEKWFVERIFGEG; translated from the coding sequence ATGTTCGGGAAGCTCAGGGAGAAGCTTAAGAAGTTCACAAAAACAGTTGAGGGGAAAATAGAGGAAGAAGAGAAGACCGTTGAAAAATCGGTGCCTCAAAAGGGTGAGGAGAAGAAAGGGTTCATAGAGCGACTTCTCCAGGTCGAGATAAAGGAGAAGGACATAGAGGAGGCCCTCGACGAGCTTGAGCTCGAACTGCTTGAGGCAGATGTTGCCCTCGAAACTGTAGAGGCCCTTAGGGAAAAGATAAAGGAGAAGCTCGTCGGGAAAAAGATAAGGGTCGGAACGAACAAGGCGAAGATCATCGAAGAGGCCCTCCGCGATGCCATACTCGAAATCCTGACCCCTGAGAGGAGGATTGACCTCCTGGAGATGATACGCTCCAGGGAGGAGAAGCCCTTCGTCATAGCCTTCGTGGGCTTCAACGGGAGCGGAAAAACCACGACCATAGCCAAGCTCGCCCACTGGCTCAAGAAGAACGGGCTGAGCGTCGTCATAGCCGCCAGCGACACCTTCAGAGCAGGGGCAATAGAGCAGGTAGAAGAGCACGCGAAGCGCGTTGGGGTGAAGGTCATAAAGCACTCCTACGGCGCCGACCCGGCGGCGGTGGCCTACGATGCAATCCAGCACGCGAAGGCCAGGGGGCTTGATGTCGTCATCATAGACACCGCCGGAAGGAACGAGCTGAACAGAAACCTCATGGACGAGATGAAGAAGATAGCACGCGTAACCAAGCCCGACCTGGTGATATTCGTCGGCGACAGCCTGAGCGGAAACGCCGTCGTCGAGCAGGCGAAGCAGTTCAACGAAGCTGTTAAGATAGACGGAGTAATTCTTACCAAGCTCGACGCCGACGCGAGGGGAGGTGCGGCGCTGAGCATAAGTCACGCCATAGGAGCGCCGATACTCTTCGTCGGCGTCGGCCAGGGCTACGACGACTTAAAGCCCTTCGACGAGAAGTGGTTCGTGGAGAGGATTTTTGGAGAGGGGTGA
- a CDS encoding ABC transporter permease — MDVGSVLSILITSLMAMVPIVLTSVGAAWSERAGVVSIGYEGVLLMSAFFGAIFAELASNAVVGLVGGIFVGVLLGMLHGVLTVYLKGDHVIPGIGINLLAMGVVPFGILAYWGTAGQHQLPHDAQMWHWKTPYGELSPMVLVTILIALVTWWVLFKTPLGLRVRSVGENPEAADALGINVEKYRFWSTVYGHALAGLGGAFMSVDWLGLVHKTMSGGRGFIALANMVFSGWNPLVSLIGGWLFGFFDALAAWLAPKHIIPGQFILMLPYIMTLIIVAGIIGKARPPKWDGRPYKRE, encoded by the coding sequence ATGGACGTTGGATCCGTGCTCTCCATCCTGATAACATCCCTAATGGCCATGGTGCCCATAGTGCTCACAAGCGTTGGCGCCGCGTGGAGCGAGCGCGCAGGTGTGGTCAGCATCGGCTACGAGGGTGTCCTCCTGATGAGCGCCTTCTTCGGCGCGATATTTGCCGAACTCGCCAGTAACGCCGTCGTCGGCCTGGTTGGAGGAATCTTCGTGGGAGTGCTCCTGGGAATGCTCCACGGTGTCCTCACAGTCTATCTCAAGGGAGACCACGTTATCCCCGGTATAGGCATCAACCTGCTCGCCATGGGTGTCGTTCCCTTCGGTATCCTCGCATACTGGGGAACCGCCGGCCAGCACCAGCTTCCGCACGACGCCCAGATGTGGCACTGGAAGACACCCTACGGTGAGCTCAGTCCGATGGTTCTAGTGACCATCCTCATCGCGCTGGTCACCTGGTGGGTGCTCTTCAAGACCCCGCTCGGACTCCGCGTGCGCTCCGTTGGAGAGAATCCGGAGGCGGCCGATGCCCTGGGTATAAACGTCGAGAAGTACAGGTTCTGGTCAACGGTCTATGGGCACGCCCTGGCCGGCCTCGGCGGCGCCTTCATGAGCGTTGACTGGCTCGGCCTCGTACACAAGACCATGTCCGGAGGAAGGGGTTTCATAGCCCTCGCCAACATGGTCTTCAGTGGCTGGAACCCTCTGGTATCGCTCATAGGCGGATGGCTTTTCGGATTCTTCGACGCCCTTGCCGCATGGCTCGCACCGAAGCACATAATCCCAGGGCAGTTCATCCTGATGCTGCCCTATATAATGACCCTCATCATCGTGGCGGGCATCATTGGAAAGGCAAGGCCGCCGAAGTGGGACGGAAGGCCCTACAAGCGCGAGTGA
- a CDS encoding DUF4932 domain-containing protein, with amino-acid sequence MKRLWALIILALLIATTAPQAAGYSVTGKVSVEISPNSELLSVVYYLAFGRSDPFVIDRDGYLDEVDRYFAPYRNHRAVQMLRKHLENTSSISERDLRLYYTEYYLLLCTEPPELQPWGNIGDPWTLDFIEALRDFARESDFMTFYRTHGDYYREDLGIYENALSLLPPDGFMGRYTDVSNVRFEFLHPFLVAIHGHSFNPLRDGVQIYGAGGMVPLVRRDPQRTAWSYKTARDTMFGLPLNRDYVNNTGLDELIYLGFVYHELGHDITLPGLYASYGDTYSLAYLEDTIEGDMPYLARYDIHFWDRTGMIYEGFADGWLDFALSNVDPDYAALAVWLQRAWGEFWIDEVLQLYRKYTAMSVQNSVPLGEYVDEMLVDLRTMIPPDKAWELYSERVPVTPLRAFDRGAVEGEVIVVYGTRNPDPSGVERDRETAEAIAENLRTFYSQWDGTVEVSIKADVNVTDDDLGSNLVLVGGPYSNSLVDELDEGFPLRFVPAGGDRWVLEKSPDWEVHSYVLTGDEEDPVITGELGSITGTAVIMAVRNPRNRANYIVWVAGENRNLTALFQNPTYYLSSYEIWCEKGIEMGFYVQPLESS; translated from the coding sequence ATGAAGCGACTGTGGGCTTTAATAATCCTTGCACTCCTCATTGCAACCACCGCGCCGCAGGCAGCCGGCTACAGCGTGACCGGAAAGGTGAGCGTCGAGATAAGCCCCAACTCGGAGCTACTGAGCGTCGTTTACTACCTCGCCTTTGGCCGGAGCGACCCCTTCGTCATAGACCGCGACGGCTACCTCGATGAGGTTGATCGTTACTTCGCCCCCTACAGGAACCACCGCGCGGTTCAGATGCTGCGGAAGCACCTTGAAAACACCTCTTCCATCTCGGAGAGGGACCTTAGGCTGTACTACACCGAATACTACCTCCTTCTCTGCACGGAACCGCCCGAGCTCCAGCCCTGGGGAAACATCGGCGACCCCTGGACACTCGACTTCATCGAGGCCCTGAGGGATTTCGCCAGGGAGAGCGACTTCATGACCTTTTACAGAACCCACGGGGATTACTACCGGGAGGACCTCGGGATATACGAGAACGCCCTCTCGCTCCTGCCACCGGACGGGTTCATGGGTCGCTACACCGACGTTTCCAACGTTCGTTTCGAGTTCCTGCATCCATTCCTGGTGGCGATACACGGCCACAGCTTCAATCCCCTCAGGGACGGCGTCCAGATATACGGGGCCGGGGGAATGGTGCCGCTCGTGAGACGCGACCCCCAGAGGACGGCCTGGAGCTACAAGACGGCGAGGGACACGATGTTCGGCCTGCCCCTCAACAGGGACTACGTGAACAACACGGGCCTTGACGAGCTTATCTACCTGGGCTTCGTCTACCATGAGCTGGGCCACGACATTACCCTGCCGGGCCTCTACGCCAGCTACGGCGACACATACTCCCTGGCCTACCTGGAGGACACCATAGAGGGGGACATGCCCTACCTCGCGCGCTACGACATTCACTTCTGGGACAGGACGGGAATGATATACGAGGGCTTCGCCGACGGCTGGCTGGACTTCGCGCTCTCCAACGTGGACCCCGACTACGCGGCTTTAGCAGTGTGGCTCCAGAGGGCCTGGGGCGAGTTCTGGATAGACGAGGTGCTTCAGCTTTACAGGAAGTACACGGCAATGAGCGTCCAGAACTCCGTCCCTCTGGGGGAGTACGTGGACGAGATGCTCGTGGACCTGAGAACCATGATTCCTCCAGATAAGGCGTGGGAGCTTTACAGCGAGCGCGTCCCGGTTACACCGCTGAGGGCCTTCGACAGGGGCGCGGTTGAGGGAGAGGTCATAGTCGTTTACGGAACCCGGAATCCGGATCCCTCTGGAGTGGAGAGGGACAGGGAGACGGCCGAGGCCATAGCCGAGAACCTCAGGACCTTTTACTCCCAGTGGGACGGGACGGTGGAGGTCTCGATAAAGGCGGACGTGAACGTCACCGACGATGACCTCGGTTCGAACCTGGTGCTGGTGGGGGGGCCGTACTCAAACTCGCTCGTCGATGAGCTGGACGAGGGCTTTCCGCTGCGCTTTGTGCCCGCAGGGGGAGACCGCTGGGTGCTGGAGAAGAGCCCTGACTGGGAGGTCCACTCCTACGTCCTGACTGGAGACGAGGAAGACCCCGTTATCACGGGAGAGCTCGGCAGCATCACGGGAACCGCCGTGATAATGGCCGTGAGAAACCCCCGCAACCGGGCGAACTACATCGTCTGGGTGGCGGGGGAGAACAGGAACCTGACGGCCCTCTTCCAGAACCCGACGTACTACCTGAGCAGCTACGAAATATGGTGTGAAAAGGGGATAGAAATGGGCTTCTACGTTCAGCCGCTGGAGTCTTCGTGA
- the cysS gene encoding cysteine--tRNA ligase: MAIRVYNTLTRQKEEFRPLRDGEVRMYVCGPTVYDYTHLGHARTYVAFDVIRRYLEHRGYTVLMVMNFTDIDDKIIRRANETGEDPKELAERFLRLFLEDMEALKVKPADIYPRVTEHMEDIIEFVRKLQEKGYAYEGSDGVYFEVQRFKDYGKLSKIRREDLVKGARVEPGEGKRNPEDFALWKKAKPGEPKWESPWGEGRPGWHIECSTMSTKYLGESFDIHGGGNDLIFPHHENEIAQTEACTGHEWVRYWLHTGFLMVNGEKMSKSLGNFVTIREMLERYDPEVIRLFILQRHYRSPLDYTEEGMEHAKNNLERLYNTLENIRVAMERADIAFKWGQEEFETYEAIRNAREKFYSAMDDDFNTAEALKAVFEASNAVNRYLTKVEKPKESILRKALEFFRIVSEVFGIFEDYFREQRAGEEEALIQLLIDVRAQLRKERNFALADRIRAELREMGIQLEDTPQGTVWKRVRV; encoded by the coding sequence ATGGCCATAAGAGTGTACAACACCCTGACGAGGCAGAAGGAGGAGTTCAGGCCTTTGAGAGACGGGGAGGTCAGGATGTACGTCTGTGGGCCAACGGTTTACGATTACACTCATCTCGGCCACGCGAGAACCTACGTGGCCTTCGACGTTATCCGGAGATACCTTGAGCACAGGGGCTACACAGTCCTCATGGTGATGAACTTCACGGACATCGACGATAAAATCATCCGCAGGGCGAATGAAACCGGTGAAGACCCCAAGGAGCTCGCCGAGAGGTTCCTGCGCCTCTTCCTCGAGGACATGGAGGCCCTGAAGGTCAAGCCGGCCGACATCTACCCGCGCGTCACCGAGCACATGGAGGACATCATAGAGTTCGTGAGGAAGCTCCAGGAGAAGGGCTACGCCTACGAGGGAAGCGACGGCGTTTACTTTGAGGTTCAGAGGTTTAAGGACTACGGAAAGCTGAGCAAGATACGGCGGGAGGACCTCGTAAAGGGCGCGCGCGTCGAGCCCGGCGAGGGCAAGAGGAACCCCGAGGACTTCGCCCTCTGGAAGAAGGCAAAGCCCGGCGAGCCGAAGTGGGAAAGCCCCTGGGGCGAGGGGAGGCCGGGCTGGCACATAGAGTGCTCCACGATGAGCACCAAGTACCTCGGCGAGAGCTTCGACATCCACGGCGGCGGCAACGACCTCATCTTCCCGCACCACGAGAACGAGATAGCCCAGACCGAGGCCTGCACCGGCCACGAGTGGGTTCGCTACTGGCTCCACACCGGCTTTCTCATGGTGAACGGCGAGAAAATGAGCAAGAGCCTCGGCAACTTCGTGACGATAAGGGAGATGCTGGAGCGCTACGACCCCGAGGTGATAAGGCTTTTCATTCTCCAGAGGCACTACCGCTCGCCCCTCGACTACACTGAGGAGGGCATGGAGCACGCAAAGAACAACCTTGAGAGGCTCTACAACACCCTCGAGAACATCCGCGTGGCCATGGAGAGGGCCGATATAGCATTCAAGTGGGGTCAGGAAGAGTTCGAGACCTACGAGGCGATAAGAAACGCGAGGGAGAAGTTCTACAGCGCCATGGACGACGACTTCAACACTGCCGAAGCTTTAAAGGCGGTGTTCGAGGCGAGCAACGCGGTCAACAGGTATCTAACGAAGGTTGAAAAGCCGAAGGAGAGCATCCTTCGCAAGGCGCTGGAGTTCTTCAGGATTGTAAGCGAGGTCTTCGGCATCTTCGAGGACTACTTCAGGGAGCAGAGGGCGGGCGAGGAGGAGGCCCTTATCCAGCTCCTCATTGACGTCCGCGCCCAGCTCAGGAAGGAGCGCAACTTTGCTTTGGCCGACAGAATAAGGGCAGAGCTCAGGGAGATGGGCATTCAGCTCGAGGACACCCCGCAGGGAACGGTTTGGAAGAGGGTCAGGGTTTAG